The following is a genomic window from Corallococcus soli.
GCGCGACGTCCTCCTCCTGCAACAGCGCGCCGCGAGGCCCCACGCCCTCCAGGATGTCGAACAGCAGCGGCGCCGCGTTCTCCGCGCCCACCAGGTGGACGCTGGAGGCGTGGTTGAAGTTGCCCAGCCACACCACCGCCGTGTGCTTCGGCCCGGAGCCCGCCGCCCACGCATCCCGGTTGCCGAAGCTCGTGCCCGTCTTCCAGTGCACCCGCGCCGGCAGTCCCGTCAGGCGCCGCCGCTCCGGGAAGTCCGGCCGGTCGCGCAGCGACAGCGCCTGCCGCGTCAGCCACGCGGCGCCCGGTGACACCAGCGCGCGGACCTGCTTCGCCGGCGCCGGCGCTTCGTCCAGCACCCGCAGCGGCCGGGCCCGTCCATCCCCCGCCAGCGCCAGGTACACGCCCGCCAGCTCCAGCGGCGTGAGTTCCAGCCCGCCCACCGCCGCGGACAGGCCGTAGTGCCCCGGGTGCGGCGCCAGGCTGGTGACGCCCGCCTGTCGCAGCGAGCCCAGGAAGCCCTCCACGCCCATCCGCTCCAACAGCCGCACGAACGGCAGGTTGAGCGACTGCGACAGCGCGGACTCCATCCGCACCAGCCCCTGGAAGCGCCCGTCGAAGTTGCGCGGCGCATAGCCGCCGTACGACACCGGGATGTCCGTCACCAGCGTCTCCGGCCCCACCATCCCCTGGTCGATTCCAAGGGCGTACAGCAGCGGCTTGAGCGCCGAGCCGGGAGAGCGCGGCGTGGCGAAGCCGACAATCTGCCCGCCGTTCTTCCCGTCGAAGAAGTCGAAGTTGCCCACCAGCGCGCGCACCTCGCCGGTGTCGCGGTCCACCACCACCACCGCGCCGTTGTGGATGCCCTGCCGCTCCAACCTCCGGGCCGAGTCCTCCAGCGTGCGCTCCACGAACCGCTGCGTGCCCGCGTCCAGGGTCGTGCGCAGCCAGAGGGCCTCCGGCCGCTGCGCCTTGAGCCACACCGCCGCGTGCGGGGCCTCCCTGGGGAACGGCTTCAGCACGTCCGGCACCGCGGTCGCGCGCACCTCCTCCAGCACCACGTCGGGCGCCACCCCTTCCACGCCCAGGCCGCCCGACGCCAGCAACCTCCGGGCGATGTCGTCCCGCGCCGAGCGCAGCCGGGCCGCGTTCTCCGGCGAGGGATAGCGCCGGTTCGGGTTCTGCGGCACCGCCAGCAGCGTGGCGATCTCCGCCGGACTCAGGTGCGCGGCGGTGTGCCCGAAGTACGCGAGCGCCGCCGCCTCCACGCCCTCCATGTTGCGGCCGTAGGGCACGAACTGGAGGTACGCCTCCAGCACCTCCTGCTTCGACAACCGCACCTCCAACTGCGCGGCGCGGAACGACTCCACGATCTTGGAGGTGAACGTGCGCGGCCGTGGCTCCAGCACGCGCACCAACTGCATCGTCAGCGTGGAAGCGCCCGACACCCGCCGCCCCCGGCTCAGGTTGAGGCCGGCGGCGCGCAGGGCCGCGAGCGGATCCACGCCCGGGTGCCGGAAGAAGCGCTTGTCCTCCAGCGCCAGCAGGGCGCGGACATAGGCCCGGTCGACGCGGTCCTTCGGCGCGGGGATGCGCCACCGCTCGTCCGGGGCGAGGAAGACGTGCGCGGGCGAGCCATCCCGGTACGCCATCACCACCGAGGGGGGAGCGGACAGCCGCTCCGGCAGCGGCACCCACCAGGCCGCCGCGAGGCCCGTGCCCAGAAGCACGAGCCCCGCCAGCACCACTCCCACCCACTTCCTTCCGCTGAGACGCAGGCGACGCATGGGGCCTAGAGCAGCTCTTCCTTCCAGGGACCCGCCACATGCACCGTGCCCGCCGACTCGCGGGCCCAGGTCTCGGAGTCGTACATCGCCTCGGCCTCCGCGGACGGCAAGGTGAACGAGCCCGCCGTCACCGCGCGCACCGCGTAGACGACCTTCTTCGTCTCTCGCGCCTGGAGCGCGCCGAAGACCTCCATCCGGTCATCCCGCACGTTCACGTAGTCCGCGGCCCACTGCTCGTCCGCGGACACCCAGTCCACGCTGCCACCGCGGCCCAGGCGGGCGTTTTCAATCTCCCAGCCCGCCGGCAGCCGGTCCACCAGCGCGATGTTCTGGATGCGCTCGCCGGTGGTGTTCGTCACCTCCAGCTGCACGTAGATGAGGTCCGCCAGCTTCACCGGCGTCGACTTCAGGTCCAGCTCCGTGCCGTCCAGCGAGTGCCAGGTGCGCTTGAGCGTCAGCCCCTGGCCGCCCACCTTGACCTCCGGCGTGGTGCGCACGCCCTCGCTGTTGACGATGAGGTACACGGAGCCCGTCCCCTTGTCCTTCATGTCCAGCGACAGGCCGGCCCGCTCGCTGGCGCGCGCCAGCGACCACGTGCGGTCCGATACCCGCGCGTCCTTCTCCGGGCTGGGCGCCAGGGCCTTGCCCCCGGCCGTCAGCGTGGGAGGCGTGAAGCTGGCCGCCGTGCCCTGCAGCCGCTTGCCCAGGCCGGTGATGCCCCACACCAGCTCCTGCGTGGAGTAGTACGCCGACGTGCGCGACTGGAGCGCCGTCGCCACCATGCGCGCCAGCGGCTCACCCTCCGGCGCGTCGCCGAAGAGGTCCTGGAAGGTGCTCAGCATCATGCCGCGCCGGCGCCGGTCGGAGTAGAACGACCAGTTGTTCTTGCGCTCGTCGGTGACGGGCGACAGGTCCGGGCCGCGCAGGTCCTTCTCGTAGCGACGGTCGCCGGACAGCCACAGCGCGGCCTTGAGCAGGTACAGGTCCTCCAGCTGCTCACCCGTGAGCGGCGTCTTCTTCGCGCCCGCCTCCAGCGTGTTCACCAGGGCCTGCACCCGCGCCTTGCGCCCCTTGCCCGCGGACGCGAGCACGTAGTGCATGTACGACTCCGCGTGCTGGCCGTAGTGGTCGTCCTGGCCGAGCCTGCCCTCCTTCTGGGTCAGCTCGTTGCCCAGCCACGTGAGCGCGCTCTCCAGCCGGTCCTCCGGCACCGGGTACTTCAGCTTGCGCGCGTCCAGGAGCATGTGCGTCGCGTACGCCGTGCCCCAGGCGACGGGCTCCACCGCGCCCGGCCAGTAGGAGAAGCCGCCGGAGGCCGTCTGCATCGACAGCACCCGGTTGATGCCCGACTGCACCATGTCCCCCACCTTCGCCGTGGAGACGAGCGTGGGGTCCACGCGGTCCACCAGCTGGCTGACGAACAGCAGCGGCCGGGTGGAGGACGTCGTCTGCTCGATGCAGCCGTGCGGGTAGCGCACCAGGTACGAGAGGTGCTGGAGCGACTTCGCGTAGGGATTGTTCGTCACCCACACCGTGGTGCGCTCCGTGGTGGGCACCCAGCCCTGGAGCAGCGGCCCCAGGTCCGTCGTGCCCTGCGCCAGCTCCACCTGTTGGATCCTCCGCTCCCGAGGGCCCGCCGGGGACAGCGGCACGTCCAGCTGTTCGCGCGACGTGTAGCCCCCGCCCTCCACCGTCACGAGGAGCCGCGCCGCGCCCACGGACTGCACCGCGCGGCCCTGGAACACGAAGGTGCGCGACTTGCCATCCTCCAGCCGGGCCCGGCCCTCGCTCATGCCGGACAGCTTCAGCGGCGAGCCCGCGTTCTCCGGCATCGCCATGCCCGGCACCGCCAGGGCTTCCGCCGCCAGCGTCACCTTCACGTCCTGCGCCTTGCCGGACAGGTTGGTGACGAAGACGGGAATCTGGATGTCGTCGTTCTGGGTGAGGAAGCGCGGCAGCGTCGCCTGGAGCACCAGCGGGTCGCGCACCACCACCTGCGCGCTGGCCCGGCCGACGCGCTTGTTGCCCGCCGTCACCACCATCACCCGCACCGCGCCCCGGTACTGCGGCAGCTTGAAGGGCACGCGCAGCTTGCCGGAGGCCGGCACCTCCACCACGCCGCTCCACAGCGCCACCGGCTTGACGGGCTGCACGCGGCCCGCCGCCCCGCCGGCCTCGTCACCGCCGGTGGAGCTGGAGTTGCCTCCGGGCGGAACGAGCAGCGCCCAACCCACCGTTTCGAAGGTCTGGATGCCCAGCGCGCGCCGGGTGAAGATCTCCTTGAGCGGATCCGGGCTCTGGAAGCGCGTGAGGGACAGGATGCCCTCGTCCACCACCGCCACGGTGGCGAAGGTGGGGCCATCCACGCCCTCCACCGCCAGGTCCACGGTGAGGGTGTCGTTGGAGCGGACCTCCTTGGGCACCGTCAGCGTGACGGCCTGGGTGAAGTCCACCGGCTCCAGCGCGATGCTGCCCACGCCGAAGGCGCGGTCGGGCATGAAGGCCTTGGCGGACTCCAGGTGCGGATCCTTCACGAGGAACGCGCTCACGTAGACGTTGGGCGCGTACTCCGTCGGCGTGAAGCTCCAGGACACCTCCCCGGGCTCCGCCTGCTTCCACGCGGTGAAGAGCACACGGTCGGTCTCCACCGTGAACAGGACGCGGCCCCGGTAGGGCGCCTTGACCTTCACCGTGAGGGCCTCGCCCACCTTGCCCTTCGCGGGCAGCGACAGCTCCAGCGCGGTGGGCTTGAGCGGACGCGGCGTCTGGTCCACGCGCGAGCCCTCGCCCCACCAGTAGTAGCGGCCCTCACCCTCCAGCGTCAGGTCCGTCTGGGTGGCGCCCGCGCGAGCGCGCACGAGGTAGCCCGCGCCGCCCTTGCTCGGCGTCACCGTGGCGGAGAAGCGGCCGCCCTCCACCTTCACCGTCAACTGGCCGTCGCGCTGGGGGCGCAGGTAGCGCTGGTATTGCTCGGAGCCGGATTCCTCGTCGTAGTAGTAGCCGTAGTTCTCCTCCAGCGACTGGTACTCCAGCTCCACCGTCTTCGGCCCCTTGCCGTCGGCGACGGGCTGACCGCTCCAGTCCACCACCAGGCCCGACACCGTGAAGGGCGTGCCCGCCTTCACCTTCTGCGCGTTGGCCTGGAGGCCCAGGTAGTAGGCCTCCGGGTGCACCGGCACGTTCGCCTCGCCGATGGTGGCGCGGCCGCTGCCGGACTCGAAGACGCTGGCCACGGCGGACAGCCGCGTCGCACCCTTGATGGGTCCCGACGCCGCCTGCGCCGGACACTTGAGCAGCGCCTGTCCCTTCGCATCCAGCGTGCCCTTCACCTGGCCCAGCGTGACGGGCCGGGGCTCGTTGCCGTCCTGGCGCCAGAGGCCGTAGGTGTACTGCCCGTTCTGCTTGGGCTTGAAGGGCACCGACTCCAGGCGGCACGTCATCTCCACCGGGCTGCCCTCCGCCGAGCCGCCGAAGAGGTACGCGGCCTCCACGGCCACGGGGATCTCCCCGCCCTGCTTGTAGCCGGGGGCCTGCGCGGCCGCGGTCACCTTCATGCGCTCCGGGACGAACTCCTCCACGCTCAGGCCGTAGGAGGCCACCTCGCGGTCGGCGATCCTCAGGTGCACCGAATAGCGGCCCGTGTCCTGGAAGGCCGCGAACGTCTGGTCCAGCGACACGAGGCCCGCCGCGTTCGTCTTCAGCGTCTCCTTGCGGATTTCACGCTCGCGCGGGTCGATGACGCGCACCTCCACCGGCATGCCCGCGGGCGGCGCCAGGTTGTCCTGGCCGCGCAGCACCGCGGCCACGTGCGCGGTGTCACCAGGACGGTACACGCCGCGGTCGGACCAGAGGGAGGCGCGGTACGGCTGCGCGGCGCGGTACGGCTCGCCCTGCACGTCCGAGTTGGCGATCTCCGTCTTGAGCTCGTCGTACTTGAGGTACGTCAGCTCTTCGCCCTTCCGGGCCACGAGCGCGAACGGCTCGCTGTCATCCGCGTCCGGCGCGGGCACCTTGAGCTGGCAGCCGGCGTCTGCCTGCGTGGTGCAGCGGGCCACCGTCTGCCCGCTCTTCTTCACCAGCGACACCTCCACGCCGGACAGGGGTTCGGTGCTCTCCAGGCCGAGCGCCCAGACCCAGACCTCGCCGGAGTCCTTGGAGCCCGGCGCGGGCCCGCCCTTCTTGGCGACGAGGCTCAGGTCGGTGAGCAGGATGCGGGAGGCGGCGCGGTGGTCGCCGCGCTCGGCGGTGATCTCCACGAGGCCGCGCGTGGCGGCGGGCACCAGCGACGCCACGTCCACGTAGGTGGTGAGCAGCGCGTCCGGCGTCGACTTGAGGGGCACGTCCTTGCGCAGCAGCACGTTGCTGGTCCGCTCGTCCGCCTTCTCGTTGGAGTCGTTGCTCATCCAGAAGACGAGGTTCTCCGGCGGCACGTTGCGCACCGTGAGCGTCACCTCCTCCAGGTTGAGGTGCTGCAGGGGCAGGTTCTTCCACGCGCTGCGCGGCAGGTAGCGACCGCTGGTGGAGAAGCGCACCTGGGGCGCTCGGGCGGGCACGGAGTAGCCGCGCGAGAAGGTGCCCAGGAAGGTGCCACCGCCCACGGTGGGCGTGCCCTCCGCGATGGAGAGCGTGTGGGGGCCGCGCTTGAAGTCACCGAAGATGCGGAAGCCACGGCGCGACGGCGCGACGGTGAACTTCACCTTGGGCTTGAAGCGGAGGGCCTCCGCGGCCACGGCGTCGCTCAGCGAGCAGCCCCGGTTGTCGTCGTCGTAGTAGTAGGAATCCCACCGCTCATCGACAGGGCTGGGGGACGCGTCCGCCTCCACGTCGCGGCAGCTCACCTCGAAGAAGTAGCCGTTGGCGCCCTCCTCCAGGCTGACGTAGGTGATGTCCGTGCGCTTGCCGCCGGCCAGCGGGAAGCTGGCGTTGGCCGCCGGAGCGCGGGTGTCGGGCGCTCCCGCCTGCGCCAGCCCGTCACGCAGCGCGAACTGCACGATGGACGCGGGCCGCAGCTTCGGGTGGGTGAGCGTCACGGCCAGCGAGTTGCGCGTGTCCGCGCGGGTGGCCCACTTCACGTCCGTGATGGCGGCGTCCCCGACGCGGAAGCTCGAACGGGAGCGCACGGCGGCCAGCTCCACCGGCCCGGAGAAGGTGACGTTCAGCTCCACCAGGCCCTTGATCAAATCCATCCGCGTGGGCACCGCCTGGACGAACTTGAAGGCGTACGTGGTGAAGTTGTAGCGCCACGCCCGCTCCGACGGCGGCTTGACGACGCCCACGTCGGTGCCCACGGCGTCCACCGACACGATGTACGTCGCGCCGGCCGTGAAGCCGGGGGCCGCCGGGGTGAAGCGCAGCGACGACGGCCCGGTCCACGACAGGCTGCCGGCCACCGGGGGCGAAATCGTCAGCACGCTGCCCAGGACGGATTCGTTGGACGGGCGCACGGGGCGGGAGAACTCGACGACGATGCCTTCGGGGAGGCTGTTCTCGCTGCCCAGCTCGTGGATGACGGGCGTCAGCGTCTCCGTCCGCATCAGGGCCGCGACGGGAGAGGTGCCCGGCTTCGTGGCCTCCGTCGCCCCGGAGGTGGCGGGGGTGATGGGGGTGGCGGGCGGCGGTGACGCGGGCTCCTGCTTGCAGCCGGCGAGCAGCGCGCCCACCAGGAACGCCGGCAGCAGCCAGCGGGCACGGGGTGCGCGCGGGGGCCTGGGCGGGACAGCGGACTGCGGGGACATGTTTCCTCCGGGGGTGGCGGCGGGACCGATTTCATTCCGCGTGCCGTGCGTGGGGCTCCTCGGAGGCGCACGGAAAGTGCGGCCCGGCGACCACGTGCCGGCGCTCCCCCATGCGCGTCCGCAGGCCCACAGGGTGTCCGGGCAGCCGCACTCGGGTGGCTTCCGGACGCGCGCGGGACGCGGGGTTTCGGCGCGCAGACTGGCGGTGGAGGGGCTCGCGGGTCAACTGGGGGACCCCGGGAGTCGGCCGGAGCGCTAGGGTGGCCGGCCCATGGTGCTGCCCGTCCGATTCGTCCTCATGCGCCCGCGCAACGCGGAGAACCTGGGCGCCGCCGCCCGAGCCCTGAAGAACTGCGGCCTGTCCGACTGGGCCTGGGTGACACCGGAGGTGGAGGACCTGGGGCCGGCGCACCGGCTGGCCGTGCACGCGGAGGACATGCTGGGTGGGGTGAAGCGGCCGGACACGCTGGAGGCCGCCCTGTCCGACTGCGTCTGGGTGGTGGGGACCAGCTCGCGCAAGGTGGAGGGCAAGCGACGCCTGTCACCCCGGGCCGTCGGTGAGGAGCTGGTGGCGCGTGCGGCGCAGGGCCCGGTGGCGCTCGTCTTCGGGGATGAGCGCAGCGGGCTCACCAACGCTGAGGTGGAGCGCTGCCATGACCTGTCCGCGGTGCCCACCGCGCCGGAGCAGCCGTCCATCAACCTGGCGCAGGCGGTGCTGCTCTACGCCTACGAGGTGCGGATGGCCGCGCTCGCCCAGAGCGCGCCGCCGCCCGGGCCCCTCCCGCTGGCCGCCACGGACGCGGAGCTGGCGCGGGTGGAGTCCACGCTGGAGGCGCTGCTGACCACGGGCGGCTTCCTGGTGGACGAGCAGCCCGGGCGCACGGCGGTAAGGGACCTGTTCGCGCCCCTGCGCCGCTCCCGGCTCACGCGCAACGAAGCGCGGCTGTGGCTGGCCGCGCTGCACACCGTGCGCAAGCACTTCCCTCCCCCCAAGGCCGGGGGCTGAGCAGGCGGGAAGGCCAGCCCTCGCGGCGGGCCATCATGCCCGGGCGTCCCTACCCTCCCTGGAAGCCCGAAGGAAGCACTGGAGGCTTCACCAACGACGCAATGGGAGGACTTCGCGTGGACCACATGCCCTACGAATCCATGGTGGTGGGAGGCAGCGAGCCCGGCGCGGGCGCGCCCCGGCAGGACCCTTCACAGGAGCCGCCCGGTCGCACGCCGAAGACGGCCGAGTCCGGAGGCCAGGAAAACGAGGGCCGCCGCATGCCACAGGGCGAGCCCGGCAAGACGCCCGGCTCCGCTGAAGGCGAGGATCCGGACAGCCCTCCCCGGAAGTAACCCCAACGCACGGCCGCCCTGCGCGGCTACAGTGCCGCGCCCATGCCTCGCAAGCCCGAACGGCCACCGAAGTCCCCTCCCCGCCCCAACCGCTGGGAGGGCAAGGAGAAGCCGGACTGGCTGTCCCGGGCACTGGCCCGCGCGGGCGCCATGCCCCAGAAGGACGCGGAGGCCGCCATCAAGGCGGGCCGGGTGAGCATCAACGGCCACGTCGTGAAGACGCACCTGACGCCCGTGCCACCCGACGCCGTCATCAAGGTGGACGGCCTGCCGGTGCGCAAGGTGGCGCCCACCCACGTCCTGGCCTTCCACAAGCCCGCGGGCGTGCTGTCCTCCACCGCGCGCCAGCACCGCACCGGCACCGTGTTCGAAGTGCTGCTGCCCCAGTTGCCCACGGAGCTCGCCAGCTACACCTGGCACGCGGTGGGGCGGCTGGACGTGGACACCACGGGCCTGCTGCTCTTCACCAACGACGACAAGCTCGTCGCCCACGTCACGTCCCCGGAGACGAACCTGCCCAAGCGCTACGTGGCCACGGTGTTCAGCATCGCGGACGAGGAGCGCGTGGCGCCGCTGCGCCAGGGGATGGTGCTGGATGACGGCCCCGCCCGCCCCGCCGTGGTGCGCGTGCGCGACGAGAAGACGGTGGAGGTGACGCTCACGGAGGGGCGCCACCATCAGGTGAAGCGGATGCTGGGCGCCGTGGGCCTGCCCGCCCGCGCGCTCCACCGGGAGGCCGTGGGCGACATCGTCCTGGGCGACCTGCCCGAGGGCGGCTTCCGGCTCCTCACCGACGAGGAGGTCCGCGACAAGCTGCACTACACCGGCCGCGCGCCCGCCACCGCCATCCCGGAGGCCGAGGACGCCTGACGGGTCCCCGGGGCTGGGCTCCAGCGGTGCCTCGAAACAGGGCCCCCACGGGTGACTTCGCGGTTAGCGCGGCCCGCCGGAAGGGATAGGGTGCGCCCCATGGCGGACTTCGACCTGGTGGTCATCGGCTCTGGACCGGCCGGAGAGTGGGGGGCAATCCAGGCCTCGCTTTCGGGCAAGCGGGTGGCGGTGGTGGAGCGCGAGCCGGTGCTCGGCGGCACCGCGGCCAACACCGGCACCCTCCCCTCCAAGACGCTGCGCGAGACGGCCCTGCACCTGTCCGGCTTCAAGGCGCGCGGCCTCTACAGCGTGGACGCCACCCTGCGCCACGAAGCCACCGTCTCCGACTTCCTCTTCCGCGAGCGCCGCGTGAAGCAGATGGAGCGCGAGCGCATCCACAAGAACCTGCAGCGCCACGGCGTCACGGTCTTCCAGGGCCGGGGCTCCCTGCTGGACGCGCACACCGTGCAGGTCACCCACGATGGCGCCGTGGTGGCGACGCTCGCCGCCTCCACCATCCTCATCGCCACCGGCTCGTCGCCCTACCGCCCGCCCATGTATCCCTTCGGCGATCCGCGCGTGCACGACTCGGATGAGATCCTGGACATCACCACCCTGCCCCGCACGCTGGTGGTGGTGGGCGGCGGCGTCATCGGCTGTGAGTACGCGTGCATGTTCGCCGCGCTCGGCATCCCGGTGACGCTGGTGGAGGTGAAGCACGAGCTGCTGGCCTTCCTGGACGGCGAAGTCGGTCAGCTGCTGCGCGACTGCATGGAGACGCTGGGCGTGCGGCTGCGCCTGGGCCAGGTGGTGGAGTCCGCGCACGTCCCCGAGTCCCACGAGGAGCCCATCCGCCTGAGGCTGTCCACGGGCGAGGTGCTGGAGGCCGACCAGGTGCTGGTGGCCTCCGGCCGCACCTCCAACACCGCGGGCCTGGGCATCGAGGCGCTGGGCGTGAAGCAGGGCAAGCGCGGGCAGATTGAAGTCGGGCTCGCGTACCAGACGGCCGTGCCCCACATCTACGCGGTGGGGGACGTCATCGGCTTCCCGGCGCTGGCCTCCACGTCCATGGAGCAGGCCCGCATCGCGATGGAGCACGCCTTCGGGCCGGGCAAGCGCACCCTGACGCCCATCCTGCCCTATGGCATCTACACCATCCCGGAAGTCTCCATGGCGGGCGACACCGAGGAGTCCCTGCGCACGCGCGGCATCCCCTACGTCGTCGGCCGCGCCACCTTCGACACCAACCCGCGCGGGCAGATCATCGGGGAGCGGCAGGGCCTCTTGAAGCTGCTCTTCCACCGCGATGACCTGAAGCTGCTGGGCGTGCACATCCTGGGCGAGCAGGCCACGGAGCTGGTGCACGTGGGGCTCACCGCGCTGCTCACCGGCTCCACCGCGCAGCTCTTCGTGGAGACCTGCTTCAACTACCCGACGCTGTCGGAGGCCTACAAGGCCGCCACCTACGACGCGTTGGATCAGGTGCGCGTCAGCAGCACCTGATCTCCCGGCGCCATCCTCAGCGCGAGTCCTTGAGGCTGCCCACCGTGAAGCCCGCCTCGCGCCGGGCCACGCGGTTCACGTCATCCGACGACACGCGCGCCATGGCAGGTGCGGCCGGGGGCTTCCGGGACGCCTCCCGAGGCGGAATGGAGGGAGCGCCCCGGCCCGAGGCGCCCTGGAGGAGCGAGCGGATCCGCTCCCAGCGCACCTTCTCCTCCACCATGAGCTGCACCAGCTCCTCGCGGGCGGACGCGTCCGGCAGGTCCGACGCCGCCGACGCCACCTTGTCCATGAAGGGCAGCAGGTAACCGAAGTCCCGGTCGAAGTTCAGGGGGTTCGCCATGGGGGGCACCTTATCCGTGGTAGACGCGCGACGCGACGATGCGCCCGCCCCGGACCTCCAGCACCTCCGCCACCGGCAGGGGCGCTTCATTGGGGGCGTGCCGCAGGTACTCCATGAACACCCGGTCGCCGTCGGCGGTGAGGGCCGTCTCCTCGTACCGCAAGCCCGGCAGCCGGGCGATGGCGTCCTTCCACCACCGCTCCAGGGCCGGCCGGCCCACCAGGCGCCCCCCCGTCTCCGGATGCAGGACGCGAATCTTGGGCGACGTGTGCGTTGCATCCTCCGCGTACAGCGCCACCAGGGCCGTTACGTCGTGGGCGTTGAAGGCGCGCAGCCAGGCGCGGGCCAGGGAGAAGTTTTCGCTCGCGTTCATTGTTATGAAGCCTCAGCCGTAAGCAGATGGCGGAACGTAGGCGGATGTACGCCCCGCATCGTGCGGATTTGTCTGGTAACTGAGACCTGTGGGAAGTAAGGGCCCCGCCTGCTCTGTTCCCTCAGGCAATTTTTTCAAGAGAAGAAGGACCGGATCGTGGCCACCAGCGCAACCATCGAGAAGATTCGTAACATCGGTATCTCTGCCCACATCGACTCGGGCAAGACGACGCTCTCCGAGCGCATCCTGTTCTATACGGGCAAGATCCACGAGATCCACGAGGTCCGCGGCAAGGACGGCGTGGGCGCGGTCATGGACTCGATGGACCTGGAGCGTGAGAAGGGCATCACCATCCAGTCCGCCGCCACGTACGCGATCTGGGGCGACTACAACATCAACCTCATCGACACGCCGGGACACGTGGACTTCACCATCGAGGTGGAGCGCGCGCTCCGCGTCCTCGACGGCGCCATCCTGGTGCTCTGCTCGGTGTCGGGCGTGCAGTCGCAGTCCATCACGGTGGACCGCCAGATGAAGCGCTACAAGGTTCCGCGCATCGCGTTCATCAACAAGATGGACCGCGCGGGCGCGAACTATGATCGCGTCGCCCTGCAGCTGAAGGAGAAGCTGGGCCACCACGCGGTGCGCCTCCAGTACCCCATCGGCGCGGAGGACCGCTTCCAGGGCCTCATCGACCTGCTGTCGATGAAGGCGTACTACTTCGACGGCGAGAACGGCGAGAAGATCCGTGAGGAGGCCATCCCCGCGGACATGAAGGACGAGGCCGAGCTGCGCCGCGCGGAGATGATCGAAGGCATCGCCAACGTGGACGACACGCTGGGCGAGGCGTTCCTCATGGACCCGGACTCCATCACGGAGAAGCAGCTGCGTGAGGCCGTCCGCCGCGCCACCATCGCGCTGAAGATGACGCCGGTGATGTGCGGCTCCGCGTACAAGAACAAGGGCGTGCAGCTCCTGCTCGACGCGGTGTGCAGCTACCTGCCGAGCCCCAAGGAAGCGACCAACGAGGCGCTCGACCAGAAGAACAACGAGGCCAAGGTCATCCTGGAGTCGGATCCGGAGAAGCCCTTCGTCGGCCTCGCGTTCAAGCTGGAGGACGGCCGGTACGGGCAGCTCACGTACATGCGCATCTACCAGGGCCGCGTCACCAAGGGCGACTTCATCA
Proteins encoded in this region:
- a CDS encoding RNA methyltransferase yields the protein MVLPVRFVLMRPRNAENLGAAARALKNCGLSDWAWVTPEVEDLGPAHRLAVHAEDMLGGVKRPDTLEAALSDCVWVVGTSSRKVEGKRRLSPRAVGEELVARAAQGPVALVFGDERSGLTNAEVERCHDLSAVPTAPEQPSINLAQAVLLYAYEVRMAALAQSAPPPGPLPLAATDAELARVESTLEALLTTGGFLVDEQPGRTAVRDLFAPLRRSRLTRNEARLWLAALHTVRKHFPPPKAGG
- the sthA gene encoding Si-specific NAD(P)(+) transhydrogenase → MADFDLVVIGSGPAGEWGAIQASLSGKRVAVVEREPVLGGTAANTGTLPSKTLRETALHLSGFKARGLYSVDATLRHEATVSDFLFRERRVKQMERERIHKNLQRHGVTVFQGRGSLLDAHTVQVTHDGAVVATLAASTILIATGSSPYRPPMYPFGDPRVHDSDEILDITTLPRTLVVVGGGVIGCEYACMFAALGIPVTLVEVKHELLAFLDGEVGQLLRDCMETLGVRLRLGQVVESAHVPESHEEPIRLRLSTGEVLEADQVLVASGRTSNTAGLGIEALGVKQGKRGQIEVGLAYQTAVPHIYAVGDVIGFPALASTSMEQARIAMEHAFGPGKRTLTPILPYGIYTIPEVSMAGDTEESLRTRGIPYVVGRATFDTNPRGQIIGERQGLLKLLFHRDDLKLLGVHILGEQATELVHVGLTALLTGSTAQLFVETCFNYPTLSEAYKAATYDALDQVRVSST
- a CDS encoding nuclear transport factor 2 family protein is translated as MNASENFSLARAWLRAFNAHDVTALVALYAEDATHTSPKIRVLHPETGGRLVGRPALERWWKDAIARLPGLRYEETALTADGDRVFMEYLRHAPNEAPLPVAEVLEVRGGRIVASRVYHG
- a CDS encoding pseudouridine synthase, which encodes MPRKPERPPKSPPRPNRWEGKEKPDWLSRALARAGAMPQKDAEAAIKAGRVSINGHVVKTHLTPVPPDAVIKVDGLPVRKVAPTHVLAFHKPAGVLSSTARQHRTGTVFEVLLPQLPTELASYTWHAVGRLDVDTTGLLLFTNDDKLVAHVTSPETNLPKRYVATVFSIADEERVAPLRQGMVLDDGPARPAVVRVRDEKTVEVTLTEGRHHQVKRMLGAVGLPARALHREAVGDIVLGDLPEGGFRLLTDEEVRDKLHYTGRAPATAIPEAEDA